In the Gossypium raimondii isolate GPD5lz chromosome 9, ASM2569854v1, whole genome shotgun sequence genome, one interval contains:
- the LOC105800228 gene encoding 40S ribosomal protein S10-1, giving the protein MIIPEKNRREISKYLFQEGVCYAKKDYNLAKHPEIDVPNLQVIKLMQSFKSKEYVRETFAWMHYYWYLTNDGIEFLRTYLNLPSEIVPATLKKQAKPAGRPMGPPGDRPRGPPRFGDGERRFGDRDGYRGGPRGGGDFGDKGGAPADYQPSFRGPGTRPAFGRGGGGYGGAGPAGLP; this is encoded by the exons ATG ATCATCCCAGAAAAGAACCGCCGCGAGATCTCCAAGTACCTCTTCCAAG AGGGCGTTTGCTATGCGAAGAAAGACTATAATTTGGCGAAGCACCCTGAAATTGATGTTCCAAATCTTCAAGTAATAAAGCTGATGCAAAGCTTCAAGTCAAAGGAATACGTGCGTGAAACTTTTGCTTGGATGCATTACTATTGGTACCTTACAAATGATGGCATTGAGTTCTTAAGGACTTACCTGAACCTTCCTTCTGAGATTGTTCCTGCTACTTTGAAGAAACAAGCTAAACCTGCTGGTCGTCCCATGGGCCCTCCCGGTGACCGTCCACG CGGCCCACCACGCTTTGGTGACGGTGAGAGGAGATTTGGTGACAGAGATGGCTATCGCGGTGGTCCTCGAGGAGGCGGTGATTTTGGTGATAAAGGAGGAGCTCCAGCTGATTATCAGCCTTCATTCAGG GGCCCTGGAACACGGCCTGCTTTTGGTCGTGGAGGTGGTGGTTATGGTGGTGCTGGACCTGCTGGTCTTCCTTGA
- the LOC105800225 gene encoding BTB/POZ domain-containing protein At1g63850 has product MATTITTTTSISAKTSIPTALHKVQAQPIKPKRRNCKETTISSSAAAATTNPCSDSVVSPDSSWCCPASKPLPAPPPPPPSPPPLPPQASGVHDQGLNDSLVGFKIRYYPGSVSPVMDFTGETALSNGHSPWSFTKFNSALTAGLLNPMSPPPPTDKTRSSPTLFEMMANEPDNNPRNRTQNQAQIQVPISSPRQNHPPPVIDKQALTMQRISDLLSTRSPGNQFNDPNSSDMKLTLSSKDGISVTMNVHRQILVAHSRFFAVKLSDRSQETNGPTGPYSVEIADCDDVEVYIEVLRLMYCKDLRKMLLREDVSKVLGILKVSAAIGFDAGVLSCLEYLEAAPWTEDEEEKVASLLAELRLENVGAGEVLKRVSIEASNGIVGGDNEEVLLKLLHVVLQGKDEKARREMKELVLKMLRENPSQNDLRKESLYSACDGCLELLQRHFLRAASSDLQDVNQIARQADNLHWILDILIDRQIAEDFLKSWASQSELSATHSKVPAIHRFEVSRVTARLFVGIGKGQLLASKEARFLLLQTWLVPFYNDFGWMMRRASKGLDRHLIEDGLSNTILTLPLAWQQDILLAWFDRFLNSGEDCPNIQRGFEVWWRRAFWR; this is encoded by the exons ATGGCAACAACCATAACTACAACGACATCAATTTCTGCAAAAACATCGATTCCTACTGCTCTGCACAAAGTCCAAGCGCAACCCATCAAGCCCAAACGCCGCAACTGTAAAGAAACCACCATTTCTTCCTCCGCTGCTGCCGCTACTACAAACCCCTGCTCCGACTCCGTTGTTTCCCCTGATAGCTCTTGGTGCTGCCCTGCTTCGAAGCCTCTCCCTGCTCCGCCACCTCCCCCGccttctcctcctcctcttccGCCGCAAGCCTCCGGTGTTCATGACCAGGGCTTGAACGATTCTTTGGTTGGTTTCAAGATCCGGTATTATCCGGGCAGTGTATCACCCGTCATGGACTTCACCGGCGAGACGGCGCTCTCTAACGGTCATTCTCCCTGGAGTTTCACTAAGTTCAACTCTGCCCTTACGGCGGGTCTTCTGAACCCGATGTCTCCGCCGCCTCCAACGGACAAGACACGGTCCAGTCCGACCCTTTTCGAAATGATGGCTAACGAACCCGATAACAACCCAAGAAACCGAACCCAAAACCAAGCCCAGATCCAAGTACCCATTTCATCTCCAAGACAAAACCACCCCCCTCCTGTCATCGATAAGCAGGCATTGACCATGCAACGAATTTCGGATCTTTTATCGACTCGTAGCCCTGGGAACCAGTTCAACGACCCGAATTCGAGTGATATGAAGCTGACGCTTAGTTCCAAGGATGGAATTAGTGTGACAATGAACGTTCACAGGCAAATACTGGTGGCTCACAGTAGGTTTTTTGCAGTGAAGTTATCGGACCGATCACAAGAGACGAATGGACCTACTGGGCCGTACAGTGTGGAAATAGCAGATTGTGATGACGTAGAGGTTTACATTGAGGTTTTGAGGTTGATGTATTGTAAGGATTTGAGGAAGATGTTACTGAGAGAGGACGTCTCTAAGGTTCTTGGAATTTTGAAG gtttcaGCGGCAATTGGCTTTGATGCTGGGGTTCTTTCTTGCTTGGAGTACTTGGAAGCCGCGCCGTGGACGGAGGACGAAGAAGAAAAAGTGGCTTCTTTATTGGCGGAGCTCCGCCTTGAAAACGTGGGAGCTGGGGAAGTTTTAAAGAGGGTGTCTATTGAAGCTAGCAACGGAATTGTTGGTGGCGATAATGAAGAAGTGCTTCTCAAGCTTTTGCATGTGGTTCTTCAAGGCAAAGACGAAAAAGCAAGGCGTGAAATGAAAGAACTGGTGTTGAAGATGCTTCGCGAGAATCCCTCTCAGAACGATCTCCGGAAAGAGTCTTTATACTCCGCTTGTGACGGCTGTCTGGAACTGCTTCAACGCCATTTTCTCCGAGCAGCTTCATCAGATTTGCAGGATGTGAATCAGATTGCTAGACAAGCAGATAATTTGCATTGGATTCTAGACATTTTGATTGATAGACAGATAGCTGAGGATTTTCTAAAATCTTGGGCTTCTCAGTCTGAATTATCTGCCACTCATTCCAAAGTTCCAGCAATCCATAGGTTTGAAGTTAGCCGAGTTACTGCCCGTCTATTCGTTGGAATTGGAAAAGGGCAGTTATTGGCGTCAAAGGAAGCGAGGTTCTTGCTTTTACAGACATGGTTGGTACCATTTTACAATGATTTCGGGTGGATGATGAGGCGAGCATCAAAAGGCCTCGATCGACATCTAATCGAGGATGGTCTTAGTAACACGATTCTCACATTGCCTCTGGCATGGCAGCAGGATATATTGCTTGCTTGGTTTGATAGATTCTTGAACTCGGGTGAAGATTGTCCAAACATTCAAAGAGGTTTTGAAGTTTGGTGGAGGAGAGCGTTCTGGCGTTGA
- the LOC105800231 gene encoding hydroxyproline O-galactosyltransferase HPGT1 isoform X1, translating into MRSRGSSNRLPNSGGFGFHSRISALVLSMFATMATIYVAARMWQDAESRVYLIQQLHTTTALGNSAISVDNKLKVEACREQEHKLSALEMDLSAARQEGFVSKERPENDSTRSKKRLLAVIGIITTFGRKKNRDAIRKAWMGSGAALRKLEEKGIVVRFVIGRSANRRDSLDREIDNEHRQTDDFIVLNQVEAPEESSNKIKFFFVHAVESWDAEFYVKVNDDVYVNIDTLGATLSAHSDKPRVYMGCMKSGQVFSEPTHKWYEPDWWKFGYAKSYFRHASGEIYALSRALAQFISINRSILRIYAHDDVSAGSWFIGLDVKHVDERKFCCSPSSTGSICTAI; encoded by the exons atgcgTAGCCGGGGATCGAGTAACCGTCTTCCTAACTCCGGTGGCTTTGGTTTTCATTCTCGAATTTCGGCTTTGGTTCTCTCCATGTTCGCTACCATGGCCACCATTTACGTTGCCGCCCG CATGTGGCAAGACGCTGAGAGCAGAGTATATTTAATTCAACAACTTCACACAACAACTGCTCtg GGAAATTCTGCTATATCTGTTGATAATAAGCTAAAAGTTGAAGCCTGCAG GGAACAAGAGCATAAGTTATCAGCCCTTGAGATGGATTTATCTGCTGCAAGACAGGAAGGGTTCGTTTCAAAGGAGCGACCGGAGAACGACAGTACACGTTCTAAGAAAAGGCTATTAGCTGTTATAGGTATCATCACGACATTCGGTCGAAAGAAAAACCGAGACGCAATTCGGAAAGCATGGATGGGATCAG GCGCAGCTTTGAGAAAACTAGAAGAGAAGGGAATCGTTGTACGGTTCGTGATAGGAAGAAG TGCGAATCGCAGAGATAGTTTAGACAGGGAGATTGACAATGAACATAGGCAGACTGATGACTTCATTGTTCTG AATCAAGTGGAGGCACCCGAGGAAAGTTcaaacaagataaaatttttctttgttcATGCTGTGGAGAGTTGGGATGCAGAGTTCTATGTTAAGGTCAATGATGATGTTTATGTTAATATTG ATACACTAGGTGCAACACTCTCTGCTCATTCAGATAAGCCTCGTGTTTATATGGGGTGTATGAAATCCGGACAAGTTTTCTCCGAACC GACTCACAAATGGTATGAACCTGACTGGTGGAAATTCGGCTATGCAAAATC ATACTTTCGGCATGCTTCAGGAGAAATATATGCCCTTTCAAGAGCTTTAGCGCAGTTTATCTCGATTAATAG GTCTATTCTTCGAATATATGCCCATGATGATGTGAGTGCAGGCTCTTGGTTTATCGGACTCGATGTTAAGCATGTCGATGAGAGGAAATTTTGCTGCTCGCCCTCGTCTACAG GTTCGATATGCACGGCCATCTGA
- the LOC105800231 gene encoding hydroxyproline O-galactosyltransferase HPGT1 isoform X2, with amino-acid sequence MRSRGSSNRLPNSGGFGFHSRISALVLSMFATMATIYVAARMWQDAESRVYLIQQLHTTTALGNSAISVDNKLKVEACREQEHKLSALEMDLSAARQEGFVSKERPENDSTRSKKRLLAVIGIITTFGRKKNRDAIRKAWMGSGAALRKLEEKGIVVRFVIGRSANRRDSLDREIDNEHRQTDDFIVLNQVEAPEESSNKIKFFFVHAVESWDAEFYVKVNDDVYVNIDTLGATLSAHSDKPRVYMGCMKSGQVFSEPTHKWYEPDWWKFGYAKSYFRHASGEIYALSRALAQFISINSFPLLAGLFFEYMPMMM; translated from the exons atgcgTAGCCGGGGATCGAGTAACCGTCTTCCTAACTCCGGTGGCTTTGGTTTTCATTCTCGAATTTCGGCTTTGGTTCTCTCCATGTTCGCTACCATGGCCACCATTTACGTTGCCGCCCG CATGTGGCAAGACGCTGAGAGCAGAGTATATTTAATTCAACAACTTCACACAACAACTGCTCtg GGAAATTCTGCTATATCTGTTGATAATAAGCTAAAAGTTGAAGCCTGCAG GGAACAAGAGCATAAGTTATCAGCCCTTGAGATGGATTTATCTGCTGCAAGACAGGAAGGGTTCGTTTCAAAGGAGCGACCGGAGAACGACAGTACACGTTCTAAGAAAAGGCTATTAGCTGTTATAGGTATCATCACGACATTCGGTCGAAAGAAAAACCGAGACGCAATTCGGAAAGCATGGATGGGATCAG GCGCAGCTTTGAGAAAACTAGAAGAGAAGGGAATCGTTGTACGGTTCGTGATAGGAAGAAG TGCGAATCGCAGAGATAGTTTAGACAGGGAGATTGACAATGAACATAGGCAGACTGATGACTTCATTGTTCTG AATCAAGTGGAGGCACCCGAGGAAAGTTcaaacaagataaaatttttctttgttcATGCTGTGGAGAGTTGGGATGCAGAGTTCTATGTTAAGGTCAATGATGATGTTTATGTTAATATTG ATACACTAGGTGCAACACTCTCTGCTCATTCAGATAAGCCTCGTGTTTATATGGGGTGTATGAAATCCGGACAAGTTTTCTCCGAACC GACTCACAAATGGTATGAACCTGACTGGTGGAAATTCGGCTATGCAAAATC ATACTTTCGGCATGCTTCAGGAGAAATATATGCCCTTTCAAGAGCTTTAGCGCAGTTTATCTCGATTAATAG TTTTCCTCTTCTTGCAGGTCTATTCTTCGAATATATGCCCATGATGATGTGA
- the LOC128032616 gene encoding uncharacterized protein LOC128032616, whose protein sequence is MEISGSRGAHEFSEEVVWFILWFKVLNGLFFCFVPICFSRLGSFLLDLLILGIDLSSDIWVDLRERFSQGDLCRISDLQKEIYAFKQDDKTVTDYFTELKILWDELLQFRPLPSCSCPTPCSCGAVATARSYHNQDYVIRFLKGLNDSFSAVRSQILLMDPLPSINKAFSKVIQQERQFTIASPKSFVSNTVRSASDSFRKSSTSSSSSSTIDKRWCTFCQRPRHTIDTCYRKNGYPNGAKPRAPISRAHNIISDDLDDSMEDSKSVVPGDFSHGSSSGVNLTQEQYDQLLVLLQSSSMATKPTTPSPSHVTNHVMKDPTSAYSLATTDGNTFSHSSCIKFSYWIVDTGATDHITHSLSSFTFYKRIKPIFVTLPNGSKVAAHFSGTVIFNDHLCLTDGLPSWRMIGTAKAQHGLYTMDNPVQHFIFPQHPVTAVSTSSPDLWHHHLGHISDSRLKLLTDSIPSLTLFDNSACKTCHFAKHKKLSFPVSQTRSNNIFDLIHVDIWGPNSIVSLHGHRYFLTIVDDFTRYTWIILLKTKSEVRGHIQNFFALANTQYSKTIKILRSDNGKEFDMPSFYAS, encoded by the exons ATGGAGATTAGTGGAAGTAGAGGTGCACATGAATTTTCAGAGGAGGTCGTCTGGTTCATTTTGTGGTTTAAGGTGTTGAATGGCCTGTTTTTCT GCTTTGTTCCTATATGTTTTTCTCGGTTGGGATCCTTTTTGTTGGATCtattaattttg GGCATTGATTTATCTTCTGACATTTGGGTCGATCTTCGCGAACGTTTTTCGCAAGGTGATCTTTGTCGAATCTCTGATCTACAAAAAGAGATCTATGCTTTTAAGCAAGATGATAAAACTGTCACTGATTATTTTACTGAGCTTAAAATACTTTGGGATGAACTTTTGCAATTTCGTCCGCTGCCTTCTTGTTCCTGTCCAACACCCTGTTCATGTGGAGCTGTTGCTACTGCTCGTAGCTATCATAATCAAGATTATGTGATTAGATTTTTGAAGGGATTAAATGATTCTTTTTCAGCTGTAAGATCTCAAATACTTCTTATGGATCCTTTGCCTTCTATTAATAAGGCATTTTCAAAAGTGATTCAACAAGAACGTCAGTTTACTATTGCTTCACCTAAATCCTTTGTTAGCAATACTGTTCGATCTGCTTCAGATTCATTCCGGAAATCTTCAACTTCTAGTTCATCTTCTTCTACCATTGACAAACGATGGTGTACATTTTGTCAAAGGCCTCGACATACTATTGACACGTGTTATCGGAAGAATGGCTATCCTAATGGTGCTAAGCCTCGTGCTCCTATTTCTCGGGCACACAACATTATTTCTGATGATCTCGATGATTCAATGGAGGATTCCAAATCTGTTGTTCCAGGTGATTTCTCTCATGGTTCGAGTTCTGGTGTTAATCTCACTCAAGAGCAATATGATCAGCTACTTGTCTTGCTTCAGTCTTCATCCATGGCCACCAAACCTACTACACCCTCACCATCCCATGTCACCAACCATGTCATGAAAGATCCTACATCTGCTTACTCATTAGCTACTACAGATGGTAATACTTTCTCTCATTCTTCATGCATTAAATTCTCATATTGGATCGTGGATACTGGTGCCACGGATCATATTACTCATTCTTTATCCTCATTCACTTTTTATAAACGTATTAAACCTATCTTTGTTACATTACCAAATGGATCCAAGGTTGCTGCCCATTTTTCTGGTACTGTCATCTTTAATGACCACCTTTGCTTGACAGAT GGTTTACCATCTTGGAGGATGATTGGTACAGCTAAGGCACAACATGGCCTCTATACAATGGATAATCCTGTTCagcattttatttttccccaacATCCTGTCACAGCAGTTTCTACATCTTCACCAGACCTTTGGCATCATCATTTGGGTCACATCTCTGACTCTCGTCTTAAATTGCTTACTGATTCTATCCCATCTCTTACCTTATTTGATAACTCAGCATGTAAAACTTGCCATTTTGCCAAACACAAAAAGTTATCATTTCCTGTAAGCCAAACTCGATCcaataatatttttgatttaattcatgttGACATTTGGGGTCCTAATTCAATTGTTTCACTTCATGGCCATAGATACTTTCTTACAATTGTGGATGATTTCACACGATACACTTGGATCATTTTGCTTAAAACAAAGTCTGAAGTTCGAGGtcatattcaaaatttctttgCCTTGGCCAACACGCAATATTCTAAAACCATCAAAATTCTTCGATCTGATAATGGCAAAGAATTTGATATGCCTTCTTTTTATGCTTCTTAA
- the LOC105800232 gene encoding LOW QUALITY PROTEIN: retrovirus-related Pol polyprotein from transposon RE1 (The sequence of the model RefSeq protein was modified relative to this genomic sequence to represent the inferred CDS: inserted 1 base in 1 codon), with protein MLRIFGCLSFASTLSAHRKKFDPRAKQCVFLGYKPHVKGYILLDIETRAIFVSRNVTFHETIFPFLQHSLNNPTTPVGLLASDTIYDSPISPPQPSSTDQSSSTSHPPTQPSTSSRPQRNRRPPSYLQDYQHYQLPAATNHPGTPHSIFNCISYHNLSPQHLHFTLAISASIEPKTYKQASKFTHWNEAMQAEINALEQNNTWTMTTLPPGKTPXGCKWVFRVKHRADGSTERYKARLVAKGYTQIGVDYFDTFSPVAKITTVRLLLALATSRHWHIQQLDVNNAFLHGDLNEDVYMLPPPGFSHDSTKVCKLHKSIYGLKQASRQWFSKLTTTLISLGYIQSTADHSMFTKKHSEDFTVLLIYVDDIILTGTSSPEIMKVKQFLDTTFRIKDLGDLKYFLGLEVARTSQGIHISQRKYALEILQESGFIECKPAKTPMATKSVYKLTSTDGELLSDITSYRQLVGKLLYLTSTRLDLTFAVQQLSQFMDKPTTNHLQAAHRVLRYLKGCPSTGLFYPASSSFELKAFSDSDWAGCPETRRSITGYCIFFGEALISWRAKKQPTVSRSSSEAEYRALASTVCEVQWLHYLLCDLHVPISHATPVFCDNKSTIQIASNPTFHERTKHIEIDCHIVREKLQKDIVHLLPCTSSAQLADLFTKALAAQPFQDMISKLGMLNIHSPA; from the exons ATGCTTCGTATTTTTGGATGCTTAAGTTTTGCATCTACTTTATCTGCTCATCGTAAAAAATTTGATCCTCGAGCAAAACAATGTGTCTTCCTTGGCTACAAACCACATGTTAAAGGTTATATTCTTCTTGATATCGAGACTCGAGCAATTTTTGTTTCTCGCAATGTCACAtttcatgaaacaatttttccttttcttcaacATTCTCTAAACAACCCTACCACTCCAGTCGGATTACTTGCATCTGACACCATTTATGATTCACCTATTTCACCTCCACAACCATCATCCACAGACCAATCATCATCCACAAGCCACCCACCTACACAACCATCTACCTCTTCTCGACCACAAAGAAACCGTCGACCACCTTCTTACCTACAGGATTATCAACACTATCAACTGCCTGCTGCTACCAATCATCCAGGTACGCCTCATTCTATTTTCAACTGTATTTCTTATCATAATCTTTCACCACAACACTTGCATTTTACACTTGCCATTTCAGCATCCATAGAACCCAAAACCTATAAACAGGCAAGTAAGTTTACCCACTGGAATGAGGCAATGCAAGCTGAGATTAATGCTCTTGAGCAGAATAACACCTGGACAATGACCACATTACCTCCTGGCAAAACAC TTGGGTGTAAATGGGTTTTTCGAGTAAAACATCGAGCAGATGGCTCCACCGAACGCTATAAAGCCCGTTTAGTAGCAAAAGGCTACACGCAAATAGGAGTGGATTACTTTGACACATTTTCACCGGTTGCAAAGATCACTACTGTTCGACTTCTTCTTGCATTAGCTACTTCGAGACATTGGCATATACAACAACTTGATGTCAATAATGCGTTTCTTCATGGTGATCTCAATGAGGATGTATATATGTTACCTCCTCCTGGTTTTTCTCATGACTCTACCAAAGTTTGCAAGCTTCACAAGTCCATTTATGGACTCAAACAAGCCAGCAGACAATGGTTCTCGAAGCTTACTACAACTTTAATTTCTCTTGGTTACATTCAATCTACAGCTGATCACTCCATGTTTACCAAGAAACACTCTGAGGATTTCACAGTGTTACTTATCTACGTTGATGATATTATATTGACTGGCACATCATCACCAGAGATAATGAAAGTAAAGCAGTTTCTTGACACTACTTTTCGAATCAAAGATCTTGGTGATCTGAAATATTTTCTCGGTCTCGAAGTTGCGCGCACTAGCCAGGGAATACATATTTCTCAACGGAAATATGCTCTAGAAATACTACAAGAGTCTGGATTTATTGAATGCAAGCCTGCCAAGACTCCAATGGCAACAAAATCTGTTTACAAACTCACATCGACCGATGGTGAATTACTTTCAGATATTACCTCTTATAGGCAACTTGTTGGCAAGCTTCTTTATCTCACTTCTACACGTCTTGATCTCACTTTCGCTGTACAACAACTTAGCCAATTCATGGACAAGCCTACTACAAATCATCTTCAAGCAGCTCATCGAGTGCTACGTTATCTAAAAGGTTGCCCTAGCACTGGTCTCTTCTATCCTGCTTCCTCCTCATTCGAGCTTAAAGCATTCAGTGATTCTGATTGGGCTGGATGTCCAGAAACTCGACGATCCATCACAGGCTATTGCATATTCTTTGGTGAAGCATTAATATCCTGGCGTGCCAAGAAACAACCTACTGTTTCACGATCCTCTAGTGAAGCTGAATATAGAGCACTTGCCTCCACTGTTTGTGAAGTTCAATGGTTACATTATCTTCTATGTGATCTACATGTTCCCATCTCTCATGCTACTCCAGTATTTTGTGACAACAAATCGACAATCCAGATTGCATCTAATCCTACTTTCCATGAACGTACAAAGCACATCGAAATCGATTGCCACATTGTACGTGAGAAATTGCAAAAAGACATTGTTCATTTGTTGCCATGTACTTCATCTGCTCAACTGGCTGACCTCTTCACCAAAGCTCTTGCTGCACAACCATTTCAAGACATGATTTCCAAGCTGGGAATGCTCAATATACACTCTCCAGCTTGA